From one Bacteroides eggerthii genomic stretch:
- the aspD gene encoding aspartate 4-decarboxylase yields MDTKLLEKKMENISPFELKNRLIDMADESLKKTARTMLNAGRGNPNWIATTPREAFFLLGKFGLEECRHVMFLPEGIAGIPEKQGIASRFEQFLKSNTYQPGAKLLEQTYNYMLMQHAVDPDSLVHEWVESVIGDQYPVPDRILQFTEMLVRDYLHQEMCDNRPPRGAFDLFATEGGTAAMCYIFDSLQENFLLNKGDSIVLMVPAFTPYIEIPRLNRYRFKVTELHANRMSKDGLHLWQYSDEDINRLKNPAIKALFVTNPSNPPSYTLSPETMERIVTIVKEDNPNLMIITDDVYGTFSPHFRSFMAEIPYNTLCVYSFSKYFGATGWRNAVIALHEYNVFDRQISRLPKEKREILNRRYATLTLHPEKLKFIDRMVADSRQVALNHTAGLSLPQQMQMSLFAAFSLLDKENSYKQKMQEIIRRRLKTLWDNTGFTLVEDPLRVGYYTEIDMLVWAEKFYGDKFVEYLKKTYSPLDVVFRLAKETSLVLLNGGGFDGPEWSVRASLANLNENDYATIGQGLKRILDEYAEEWKKIKN; encoded by the coding sequence ATGGATACAAAACTTTTAGAAAAGAAAATGGAGAACATCAGCCCTTTCGAGCTGAAAAACCGTCTCATTGATATGGCAGACGAAAGTCTGAAAAAAACAGCCCGTACCATGTTGAACGCCGGGCGCGGTAATCCCAACTGGATTGCAACCACCCCACGCGAAGCATTCTTCCTTTTGGGAAAATTCGGACTGGAAGAATGTCGTCACGTCATGTTCCTTCCCGAAGGAATTGCCGGAATACCCGAAAAGCAAGGCATTGCCTCCCGCTTTGAACAATTTCTCAAGAGCAACACCTACCAGCCCGGAGCCAAATTACTGGAACAAACCTATAACTATATGTTGATGCAGCATGCCGTCGATCCCGACAGCCTTGTGCACGAATGGGTAGAAAGCGTCATCGGAGACCAATATCCTGTGCCCGACCGTATTCTACAATTCACAGAAATGCTGGTACGCGACTATCTCCATCAGGAAATGTGCGACAATCGTCCGCCTCGCGGAGCTTTCGATTTGTTTGCCACCGAGGGTGGGACAGCAGCTATGTGCTACATCTTCGACTCTTTGCAGGAAAATTTCCTACTGAACAAAGGTGACAGCATAGTCCTCATGGTTCCTGCTTTCACTCCCTACATAGAGATACCCCGGCTAAACCGTTACCGGTTCAAGGTCACCGAACTGCATGCCAACCGCATGAGTAAAGACGGTCTGCATCTTTGGCAATACAGTGACGAAGATATCAACAGATTGAAAAACCCGGCGATAAAGGCTCTATTCGTCACCAATCCCAGCAATCCTCCCAGTTATACGCTAAGTCCTGAAACGATGGAGCGCATCGTAACTATCGTCAAGGAAGATAACCCCAATCTGATGATCATCACAGATGATGTGTACGGCACTTTCAGCCCGCACTTCCGTTCGTTCATGGCAGAAATTCCATATAACACGCTATGCGTATATTCTTTCTCCAAATATTTCGGAGCTACCGGCTGGCGCAACGCCGTCATTGCCTTGCATGAATACAACGTATTCGACAGGCAAATATCCCGCTTGCCAAAAGAGAAACGCGAAATCCTCAACCGTCGCTATGCTACGTTGACCCTGCATCCTGAGAAATTGAAGTTCATAGACCGAATGGTAGCGGACAGTCGCCAAGTAGCATTGAACCACACCGCCGGACTATCATTACCTCAACAGATGCAAATGAGCCTATTCGCCGCTTTTTCCCTGTTGGACAAGGAAAACAGCTACAAACAGAAAATGCAGGAAATCATCCGACGCCGCCTGAAAACTCTTTGGGATAATACCGGATTTACATTAGTGGAAGACCCTTTAAGGGTAGGATATTATACGGAAATTGATATGCTGGTCTGGGCTGAAAAGTTCTATGGAGACAAGTTTGTGGAATACCTCAAAAAGACGTACAGTCCGCTGGATGTAGTGTTCCGCCTTGCCAAAGAAACCTCCTTAGTGCTTCTGAACGGCGGCGGCTTTGACGGACCGGAATGGAGCGTACGTGCTTCTCTTGCCAACCTGAATGAAAATGATTATGCTACAATCGGTCAGGGGCTCAAACGGATATTGGATGAGTATGCAGAAGAATGGAAAAAAATCAAGAATTAA
- the aspT gene encoding aspartate-alanine antiporter: protein MEWIFNQLRERPELAIFLTIFLGFWLGKLRIGKFSLGTVTSVLLVGVMVGQLNIAVPGPIKSVFFLLFLFAVGYKVGPQFFRGLKKDGLPQVAFAVLMCISVLGVTWLLALLMGYNMGEAAGLLAGSQTISAVIGVAEDTMANMGLDEAQRQSYTNIIPVSYAVTYIFGTAGSAWVLSSIGPKMLGGLDKVKAACKDMEARMGNSQADEPGFIHAARPVTFRAYRIENEWFKNGKRVIDLEVYFQQQDKRLFVERIRKAGTIREVSPNVQLEIGDEVVLSGRREYVIGEEDWIGPEILDQQLLDFPAEKLPVMITKKTFAGKTVSAIRNEKFMHGVSIRNIKRAGIDIPVMAQTIVDAGDVVEIVGTKQEVEAAARRLGYIDRPTNQTDMIFVGLGILAGGLFGALSVHIGGVPISLSTSGGALIAGLVFGWLRSKHPTFGRIPEPSQWVLNNVGLNMFIAVVGISAGPSFVQGFHDVGVSLFLIGAIATTLPLIIGLLLARYLFKFHPAIALGCCAGARTTTAALGAIQDAVESETPALGYTVTYAIGNTLLIIWGVVIVLLI from the coding sequence ATGGAATGGATTTTCAATCAACTCAGGGAACGTCCCGAATTAGCCATTTTCCTCACTATTTTCCTGGGGTTCTGGCTGGGTAAGCTGCGCATCGGCAAGTTTTCTTTAGGAACAGTTACCAGCGTACTATTGGTGGGCGTAATGGTAGGACAACTGAATATTGCCGTACCCGGTCCTATCAAGTCAGTATTTTTCCTACTGTTCCTATTTGCCGTAGGCTATAAAGTGGGTCCGCAATTTTTCCGCGGACTGAAAAAAGACGGATTACCACAAGTAGCCTTCGCTGTGCTGATGTGCATATCTGTCTTGGGAGTGACCTGGTTACTTGCCTTGCTCATGGGATACAATATGGGAGAAGCGGCAGGGCTGCTTGCCGGCTCGCAGACCATATCCGCCGTCATCGGAGTGGCAGAAGATACAATGGCAAATATGGGTCTGGACGAAGCGCAGCGGCAAAGCTACACCAATATCATCCCGGTGTCTTATGCCGTAACCTACATCTTCGGAACAGCCGGATCCGCGTGGGTATTGTCGTCCATAGGTCCGAAAATGCTGGGCGGACTGGATAAGGTAAAAGCCGCATGCAAAGACATGGAAGCCCGGATGGGCAATTCGCAGGCAGATGAACCGGGCTTCATACATGCCGCACGCCCCGTCACATTCCGCGCTTACCGCATTGAAAACGAATGGTTCAAGAATGGGAAAAGAGTAATAGACCTTGAAGTATATTTCCAGCAACAGGACAAACGCCTATTCGTAGAACGGATACGCAAGGCAGGGACAATCCGGGAAGTCAGCCCGAATGTCCAACTGGAAATCGGAGACGAAGTCGTACTAAGCGGACGCCGGGAATACGTCATCGGTGAAGAAGACTGGATAGGGCCTGAGATTCTGGACCAGCAATTACTCGACTTTCCGGCAGAGAAACTTCCGGTTATGATAACCAAAAAGACTTTTGCAGGAAAGACAGTATCTGCAATCCGCAACGAAAAATTCATGCATGGTGTCAGCATCCGCAACATCAAACGTGCAGGAATTGACATTCCGGTCATGGCGCAAACCATAGTAGATGCCGGTGATGTAGTGGAAATAGTAGGAACCAAACAGGAAGTGGAGGCAGCCGCCCGACGCCTGGGTTACATAGACCGTCCCACCAACCAGACAGATATGATCTTCGTAGGACTCGGCATACTTGCAGGCGGGCTGTTCGGAGCATTGTCCGTCCACATCGGCGGCGTACCAATCAGCTTGAGTACCAGTGGCGGTGCATTGATAGCAGGATTGGTATTCGGCTGGTTGCGCAGCAAGCATCCCACATTCGGTCGTATTCCCGAACCATCACAATGGGTACTGAATAATGTCGGACTGAATATGTTTATTGCCGTAGTAGGTATCTCGGCGGGCCCCAGTTTCGTACAAGGCTTCCATGATGTCGGTGTCAGCCTATTTCTGATAGGTGCGATTGCCACCACCCTCCCGTTAATTATCGGACTGCTGCTAGCAAGATATCTGTTCAAGTTTCATCCTGCCATTGCGCTGGGATGCTGTGCGGGTGCAAGAACAACAACAGCAGCCCTCGGAGCCATACAAGATGCCGTAGAGAGTGAAACACCCGCACTGGGCTATACAGTGACGTATGCCATAGGCAATACCCTGCTGATTATATGGGGAGTGGTGATTGTTCTGCTGATTTAA
- a CDS encoding phosphatidylglycerophosphatase A: protein MKKPSFFPVLVGTGFGSGFSPFAPGTAGALLATLIWLGLSFIVSEACLIWLTVAFILFFTILGIWAVNRLEPYWGEDPSRVVVDEMVGVWIALLAAPSGSVWYGLGAFSLFRLFDIFKPLGIRRMESFPGGFGVMMDDILAGIYSFVVLIGVRWLIG, encoded by the coding sequence ATGAAGAAACCCTCCTTTTTTCCAGTCCTTGTCGGTACAGGTTTCGGTTCGGGCTTTTCTCCTTTTGCTCCGGGTACGGCAGGTGCTTTACTGGCTACACTTATCTGGCTTGGATTATCTTTTATTGTTTCGGAAGCATGTCTGATATGGCTGACGGTGGCTTTTATCCTTTTTTTTACGATACTGGGAATATGGGCTGTCAATCGTCTTGAACCTTATTGGGGAGAAGACCCTTCGCGTGTAGTGGTGGACGAAATGGTAGGAGTGTGGATTGCTCTGCTGGCTGCACCTTCGGGCAGTGTTTGGTATGGATTGGGGGCTTTTTCTCTTTTTCGCCTGTTTGACATTTTTAAACCGTTGGGAATTCGCCGTATGGAAAGTTTTCCGGGTGGATTTGGGGTGATGATGGATGATATCTTGGCAGGAATTTATAGCTTTGTAGTCTTAATAGGAGTAAGATGGCTGATAGGCTGA
- a CDS encoding sensor histidine kinase: MRIKFYFFILVLFLFGLGIALVYLVGKMQAMHLYIAEAIIAFILIYLGVFYRKIVKPMSTIGSGMELLREQDFSSRLSRVGQYEADRIVNIFNRMMEQLKNERLHMREQNHFLDLLIQASPMGVVIMTLDGEVSQLNPMAVKMLGVRREEALNKKLADIDSLLAEELASIPKDVTSVVRLNDANIYKCTHSSFVDRGFKHPFFLIERMTDEVMKAEKRAYEKVIRMIAHEVNNTTAGITSTLDTVEQALSTEEGMEDICDVMRVCMERCFSMSRFITRFADVVKIPEPTVAAVRLNELVCMCKRFMEGMCNDRNIILRLECDPEVGQVRLDASLFEQVLVNIIKNAAESIEESGEAADRQGEITVRTIAPASIEIVDNGPGISKETEAKLFSPFFSTKPNGQGIGLVFIREVLSRHGCTFSLRTYNDGLTRFRILFNS; this comes from the coding sequence GTGCGTATTAAGTTTTACTTTTTTATCCTTGTATTGTTTTTGTTCGGACTGGGTATAGCATTGGTATATCTGGTTGGCAAAATGCAAGCTATGCATTTATATATTGCAGAAGCTATTATTGCATTTATACTAATTTACCTGGGGGTATTCTATCGCAAGATTGTCAAGCCGATGAGTACGATTGGAAGCGGTATGGAGTTATTGCGCGAGCAGGATTTCAGCAGTAGGCTCAGTAGGGTAGGACAGTACGAAGCAGACCGCATTGTGAACATCTTTAATCGTATGATGGAGCAGCTCAAGAACGAGCGTCTGCACATGCGTGAGCAAAACCATTTTCTTGATTTGTTGATTCAGGCATCGCCTATGGGAGTTGTTATTATGACATTGGACGGCGAGGTGTCACAACTAAATCCTATGGCTGTGAAGATGCTGGGAGTCCGTAGGGAAGAAGCCCTGAATAAGAAACTTGCGGATATTGACTCTCTTTTGGCGGAAGAACTGGCATCCATTCCGAAAGACGTAACTTCGGTGGTGCGGCTGAATGATGCGAATATTTATAAGTGTACCCATTCTTCGTTTGTAGACAGAGGGTTCAAACATCCTTTCTTTCTGATAGAGCGTATGACGGACGAGGTGATGAAAGCTGAAAAGCGTGCTTATGAAAAGGTAATCCGCATGATAGCCCACGAAGTGAACAATACCACTGCCGGAATTACGTCTACATTGGATACGGTGGAACAGGCTCTTTCCACCGAAGAGGGCATGGAAGATATTTGCGATGTGATGCGTGTCTGTATGGAACGTTGTTTCTCCATGAGCCGTTTCATTACCCGTTTTGCGGATGTGGTGAAGATTCCTGAGCCTACGGTGGCTGCTGTCCGGTTGAATGAACTGGTGTGCATGTGCAAACGGTTCATGGAGGGTATGTGCAATGACCGTAACATCATTCTCCGTTTGGAGTGTGATCCGGAAGTGGGACAGGTTAGGCTGGATGCTTCATTATTCGAACAAGTTCTGGTGAATATCATAAAGAATGCTGCCGAGAGCATAGAGGAATCCGGTGAAGCGGCAGATAGACAAGGCGAAATAACGGTGAGGACCATTGCCCCCGCTTCCATAGAAATCGTTGACAATGGTCCCGGAATCAGCAAAGAGACTGAAGCTAAACTCTTCAGTCCCTTCTTCTCCACCAAGCCGAACGGGCAGGGAATCGGTTTGGTATTTATCAGGGAAGTGCTAAGCCGTCATGGTTGTACCTTTTCTCTGCGTACATACAATGATGGACTGACCCGCTTCCGGATCTTGTTTAATTCTTGA
- a CDS encoding inositol-3-phosphate synthase, producing the protein MKENIKPATGRLGVLVVGVGGAVATTMITGTLAARKGLAKAIGSIAQMATMRMQDGKEHLIKDVVPLVDLNDIVFGGWDIFADDAYEAAMYAEVLKEKDLNLVKDELKAIKPMPAAFDHNFAKRLNGTHIKNAATRWDMVEQLREDIRNFKAANNCDRIAVLWAASTEIYVPLSEEHKSLAALEKAMKENNTEVVSPSMCYAYAAIAEGAPFIMGAPNLCVDTPAMWEFSKKMNVPIAGKDFKSGQTLMKTVLAPMFKTRMLGVSGWFSTNILGNRDGEVLDQPENFKTKEVSKLSVIDNIFEPEKFPDLYGDVYHKVRINYYPPRKDNKEAWDNIDIFGWMGYPMEIKVNFLCRDSILAAPIALDLVIFSDLALRAGMCGIQTWLSFFCKSPMHDFEHEPVHDLFQQWRMVKETLRNMVGETAPSYLD; encoded by the coding sequence ATGAAAGAAAACATTAAGCCGGCAACCGGTCGTTTAGGCGTGTTGGTAGTCGGAGTAGGTGGTGCGGTTGCAACCACTATGATTACAGGTACATTGGCTGCCCGTAAGGGTTTAGCAAAAGCTATAGGTTCAATCGCACAAATGGCTACTATGCGCATGCAGGATGGCAAAGAACATCTTATTAAAGACGTAGTGCCTTTGGTTGACTTGAACGATATCGTTTTTGGCGGTTGGGACATTTTCGCTGATGATGCGTATGAAGCTGCAATGTATGCGGAAGTTCTGAAAGAAAAAGACTTGAACCTCGTGAAAGATGAGTTAAAAGCCATCAAGCCTATGCCTGCCGCTTTTGACCATAATTTTGCAAAACGTCTGAATGGTACGCACATCAAAAATGCCGCTACACGCTGGGACATGGTAGAACAATTGCGTGAGGATATCCGTAATTTCAAGGCTGCCAATAATTGCGACCGTATCGCTGTATTGTGGGCTGCAAGTACCGAAATTTATGTTCCTCTGTCTGAAGAGCACAAGTCGCTTGCCGCTTTGGAAAAGGCTATGAAGGAAAACAATACAGAAGTTGTTTCTCCGAGTATGTGCTACGCTTATGCCGCAATAGCAGAAGGTGCTCCGTTCATTATGGGTGCTCCTAACCTGTGTGTGGATACTCCGGCTATGTGGGAATTCTCTAAGAAGATGAATGTGCCCATTGCAGGTAAGGACTTCAAGAGTGGACAGACTTTGATGAAGACTGTACTTGCTCCGATGTTCAAGACTCGTATGCTGGGTGTAAGCGGTTGGTTCTCTACCAATATCTTGGGTAACCGCGACGGTGAAGTTCTTGACCAACCGGAAAACTTCAAGACAAAAGAAGTCAGCAAATTGTCTGTTATTGACAATATCTTTGAACCTGAAAAATTCCCTGATCTGTACGGTGATGTATATCACAAAGTACGTATCAACTATTATCCGCCTCGTAAGGACAATAAGGAAGCATGGGATAATATCGATATCTTCGGCTGGATGGGTTATCCGATGGAAATCAAGGTTAACTTCCTCTGTCGCGACTCTATCTTGGCTGCTCCTATTGCACTCGACCTGGTTATTTTCAGTGATCTTGCTTTGCGTGCGGGTATGTGCGGTATTCAGACTTGGTTGTCATTCTTCTGCAAGAGCCCGATGCATGACTTTGAACATGAACCGGTACACGACTTGTTCCAACAGTGGAGAATGGTGAAAGAAACTCTCCGTAATATGGTAGGTGAAACTGCACCGAGCTATTTGGACTAA
- a CDS encoding sigma-54-dependent transcriptional regulator, whose translation MILIVDDDSAVRSSLSFMLKRAGYEVKTASGPREAMDVVRAESPALILMDMNFTLSTTGEEGLTLLKQVKVFRPDVPVILMTAWGSIQLAVQGMQAGAFDFITKPWNNAALLRRIETALELSAAPKETSQEQAEGLNRSHIIGKSQGLLEVLNTVARIARTNASVLITGESGTGKELIAEAVHINSQRINQPFVKVNLGGISQSLFESEMFGHKKGAFTDASADRIGRFELANKGTIFLDEIGDLDLSCQVKLLRVLQDQTFEVLGDSRPRKVDVRVVSATNADLRKMVSEHTFREDLFYRINLITVKLPALRERREDIPLLARHFADRQASANGLPRTEFSADALNFLSRLPYSGNIRELKNLVERTILVSGKQTLDAADFESQYQRHDEPAKAAEGTSFAGMTLDEIERQTILQTLEQHKGNLSQVALALGISRAALYRRLEKYKIGISD comes from the coding sequence ATGATACTGATAGTCGATGATGATAGCGCCGTACGTTCTTCGCTTAGCTTTATGCTGAAGCGTGCCGGTTATGAAGTAAAAACAGCTTCGGGACCTCGTGAAGCAATGGACGTAGTTCGTGCAGAATCTCCCGCACTGATATTAATGGACATGAACTTTACGCTCTCCACCACCGGAGAGGAGGGGCTCACTTTGTTGAAGCAGGTAAAAGTGTTCCGTCCCGATGTTCCCGTCATATTGATGACAGCATGGGGAAGTATCCAACTGGCTGTACAGGGTATGCAGGCAGGTGCTTTCGATTTCATCACCAAGCCTTGGAATAATGCGGCTCTTTTGCGGCGCATCGAAACTGCTTTGGAGTTGAGTGCTGCCCCGAAAGAAACGTCTCAGGAGCAGGCGGAAGGCTTGAACCGTAGCCATATCATAGGAAAATCGCAGGGATTGTTGGAAGTGTTGAATACTGTAGCGCGCATTGCACGTACCAATGCTTCCGTACTGATCACCGGTGAGAGCGGGACGGGCAAGGAGCTGATTGCTGAAGCTGTTCACATCAACAGTCAGCGCATCAATCAGCCTTTTGTGAAAGTCAATCTCGGTGGTATTTCACAGAGTTTGTTCGAAAGTGAGATGTTCGGTCATAAAAAAGGTGCTTTTACCGATGCGAGTGCCGACCGTATAGGTCGTTTTGAGCTGGCCAATAAAGGCACTATCTTCTTGGACGAAATAGGCGATTTGGATTTATCCTGCCAGGTGAAACTGTTGCGTGTGCTTCAAGACCAGACTTTTGAAGTATTGGGCGACAGCCGTCCGCGCAAGGTGGATGTGCGTGTTGTCTCTGCTACCAATGCCGACCTACGCAAGATGGTTTCCGAGCATACATTTCGTGAAGATCTTTTTTATCGTATCAATCTGATAACCGTAAAGTTGCCCGCCTTGCGTGAGCGTCGTGAGGATATACCTTTGTTGGCACGTCATTTTGCTGATCGTCAGGCTTCCGCAAACGGTTTGCCCCGTACGGAGTTTTCGGCGGATGCACTGAATTTCCTTTCTCGTTTGCCTTATTCGGGTAATATTCGCGAACTGAAGAATCTGGTGGAACGTACCATACTCGTCAGTGGAAAACAAACATTGGACGCTGCTGACTTTGAATCGCAATATCAGCGTCATGATGAACCGGCCAAAGCAGCCGAAGGCACCTCCTTTGCCGGCATGACGCTTGATGAGATAGAACGGCAGACAATTCTGCAAACATTGGAGCAGCATAAAGGTAACCTTAGTCAGGTTGCGCTGGCGCTGGGCATCAGCAGGGCGGCTCTGTACAGACGGTTGGAAAAATATAAAATAGGGATTAGCGATTAG
- a CDS encoding DUF5686 and carboxypeptidase-like regulatory domain-containing protein, giving the protein MRLFIRLFLLMQIIVAPLKAQYIVQGVVTDSLTREPLPYTSVYLKGTTEGGMTDDKGVFLFKTYRPEARLVISAVGYQEYTRLIHPARGGRIMVTLAPTTYALDEVVVKPKRERYRKKDNPAVEFVRKMIEHRDDYSPDERDFWQRERYEKMTFAINNFDSLKQQKWLYRKFKFLTDYVDTSAVTGKPVLAVSNRELLATDYYRKSPHSEKQRVKARRQAGVDEMLSQQGMEQAISVTMTDVDIYQNNITLFTNKFVSPLSSLGPSFYKYYLMDTLTVAGKSCVDLTFVPFNSESFGFTGHLYVMLDSTYFVRRVVMNFPQKINLNFVDYMKIEQNFDRAEDGTRQLINESITTEFKLVDNSDGIYAKRDVYYRNYIYEPDDDALQAFRRPEKVIEGMDSSTHSDAYWDANRLAEVSKKETSVDKMMAQLRSYPVYYWTEKVLKVLFTGYIPAPKEKAPLFYIGMMNTTISGNALEGVRVRAGGMTTAWLNPHLFGRGYVAYGFRDERVKGLAELEYSFHRKKEYANEFPIHSLKLRYLSDVNQYGQHYLYTSQDNVFLALKRQKDDRIGYQRKAELTYTNEFHSGFSFQLTTRLRKDESSHLIPFVKQDDDKSFVKSISTSELELKLRYAPNEKFFQTQWNRFPVSLDAPVFTLTHTMAAKGVLGGDYTYHYTEAGFQKRFWFSAFGYTDVILKAGKVWNKVPFPLLIIPNANLSYTIQPESYSLMNAMEFMNDEYASWDVTYFLNGFLFNRIPLLKKLKWREVLSCRGIYGSLNDKNNPEFSEGLFAFPAGSTTMERTPYVEAGVGIENILKVLRVDYVWRLTYRNLPNIDKSGLRISLHMTF; this is encoded by the coding sequence ATGAGGTTGTTTATAAGGCTGTTTCTGCTGATGCAGATAATTGTTGCTCCTTTGAAAGCGCAATACATAGTGCAAGGTGTTGTCACTGATTCGTTGACAAGGGAACCATTGCCATATACCTCGGTCTATCTAAAGGGAACCACAGAGGGAGGAATGACCGATGACAAGGGTGTTTTTTTGTTTAAAACCTATCGTCCTGAGGCCCGGCTGGTGATTTCGGCTGTGGGCTATCAAGAATACACCCGGTTGATTCACCCGGCACGCGGAGGACGTATAATGGTTACGCTTGCTCCTACTACTTATGCGTTGGACGAGGTGGTGGTTAAGCCCAAGCGCGAGCGTTACAGGAAGAAGGATAATCCGGCAGTGGAGTTCGTGCGGAAAATGATAGAACATCGGGATGATTATTCGCCGGATGAACGTGATTTTTGGCAACGGGAACGTTATGAGAAAATGACGTTTGCCATTAATAATTTCGATAGCCTGAAGCAGCAGAAATGGCTGTATCGCAAGTTCAAGTTCTTGACCGACTACGTGGACACTTCCGCTGTTACGGGTAAACCGGTATTGGCTGTGTCCAACCGCGAGTTGCTGGCTACGGATTATTACCGTAAATCGCCCCATAGCGAAAAGCAACGGGTGAAGGCGCGTCGCCAGGCAGGTGTAGACGAGATGTTGTCCCAACAGGGCATGGAGCAGGCTATTAGTGTCACTATGACGGACGTGGATATTTACCAAAATAACATAACGTTATTCACCAATAAGTTTGTCAGTCCGCTTTCTTCCTTGGGACCTTCATTCTATAAGTATTATCTTATGGACACTCTGACTGTTGCCGGGAAGTCTTGTGTGGACTTGACTTTCGTGCCTTTCAATTCCGAATCGTTTGGTTTTACAGGACATCTGTACGTCATGTTGGACAGCACATATTTCGTGCGCCGCGTGGTGATGAATTTTCCTCAGAAAATCAATCTGAACTTTGTGGACTACATGAAGATTGAACAGAATTTCGATCGTGCGGAAGACGGCACAAGGCAGCTCATAAATGAGAGTATCACTACGGAATTTAAACTGGTGGATAACAGCGATGGCATTTATGCGAAGCGTGATGTCTATTACCGGAATTATATTTACGAACCTGATGATGATGCTTTGCAGGCGTTTCGTAGGCCGGAGAAAGTAATTGAGGGTATGGATTCTTCCACCCATTCCGATGCTTATTGGGATGCCAATCGGCTTGCAGAGGTGAGCAAAAAGGAGACATCCGTAGATAAGATGATGGCGCAGCTGCGCAGTTACCCGGTATACTATTGGACAGAGAAGGTGCTGAAAGTGTTGTTTACAGGGTATATTCCCGCTCCCAAAGAGAAAGCGCCTTTATTCTATATAGGTATGATGAACACCACGATTAGCGGTAATGCGCTGGAAGGTGTGCGTGTGCGTGCTGGGGGTATGACAACGGCTTGGCTTAATCCCCATCTGTTTGGAAGGGGGTATGTGGCATACGGCTTTCGTGATGAACGTGTGAAAGGGCTGGCGGAACTGGAATACTCTTTCCACCGGAAAAAGGAGTATGCCAACGAGTTCCCGATTCATTCTTTGAAACTGCGTTACCTGTCCGACGTTAATCAGTACGGACAACATTATCTTTATACCAGTCAGGATAATGTTTTCCTTGCTTTGAAGCGTCAAAAAGACGACCGTATAGGCTATCAGCGTAAAGCTGAATTGACGTATACGAATGAGTTTCATTCGGGTTTCTCCTTTCAGCTGACCACACGTTTGCGAAAAGATGAATCTTCACATCTCATTCCTTTCGTCAAGCAAGATGATGACAAGTCGTTTGTCAAAAGTATTTCTACCAGCGAGCTGGAGCTGAAACTGCGTTATGCCCCGAATGAAAAGTTTTTTCAGACTCAATGGAACCGTTTTCCGGTGTCTTTGGACGCTCCGGTTTTTACATTGACACATACAATGGCGGCCAAAGGAGTTCTAGGAGGAGATTATACCTATCATTATACGGAAGCCGGTTTTCAGAAGCGCTTTTGGTTCTCGGCCTTTGGCTATACGGATGTGATACTGAAGGCCGGTAAAGTGTGGAACAAAGTTCCTTTTCCTCTGCTTATCATTCCCAACGCCAACTTGTCTTACACAATCCAGCCGGAGTCTTATTCGCTGATGAATGCGATGGAATTTATGAATGATGAATATGCTTCGTGGGACGTGACTTATTTTTTGAATGGCTTTCTCTTTAACCGTATTCCGTTGTTGAAAAAACTGAAGTGGCGTGAGGTCTTGTCCTGTCGGGGAATCTATGGAAGTTTGAATGACAAAAATAATCCGGAATTCAGCGAAGGATTATTCGCTTTTCCAGCAGGAAGCACCACTATGGAGCGTACTCCGTATGTGGAAGCCGGGGTGGGAATTGAGAATATATTGAAAGTGCTTCGGGTGGATTATGTGTGGCGTTTAACGTACCGGAATTTACCGAATATTGATAAATCCGGTCTTAGAATCAGCTTGCACATGACATTTTAA